Within the Gossypium raimondii isolate GPD5lz chromosome 12, ASM2569854v1, whole genome shotgun sequence genome, the region TCAGCCACAGTAGGGGCGACTCCCATGACACCCCTAAACAACTCAGCTTCATTGAACTAGAGTGTTTAGTTATTGACCCACGGCCCCTAGATCCAGAATGGGGTCCAACGACCATCTCCAACACCCTCGacatggcttgggacagtgCGTCATCCCCAGCCGAGCGGCTTTGAGACCCAATCTCAGTAGCAGGTGAACCGGTGTCTCACTCGTGTTTAAATTTTGCATACTGCCTAGAGAAGAAAACTCAGCTCGAGCCCCCTACGACCCCTACCACGCCAACGAATACCGCGACCGCGAGTTCCACAAGCGCTCATCGtatatttcaaatttgtatacattataaatttttatgcatcagtttcagtatttattagcagatattttatggttaaattattagaagttcaaaaatatttcaaaggtTTCAGTCTCTAACTAACTACAGTGTTTTCAGAAAGTTCTAAGTTCAGAAGTACTTACAGGATCGATGCCGGAGACTCGATGTACCACATACTTactcaaaactatcaaaattattttaaaaccagTCCTTTTTGAAACACAACTTTGgaaccaaaaattcaaagcccaAGTTTTGcgacctggctctgataccactaaatgtaacaccccaaacttggcctagacattatggtcaaACCTGGTAATGTTACAATGAAGGGTTTTGAAATTAGTGTCACTTCGATAAAACTTTGTATAGTTGTTCGAAAAATCATCCAAGTTTTATAACCCATATTCGTTTATAACTATTACTGAAAACgttgtttaattaattcatttgccaaaacataaattacagCAGAAGACTTGGATATCGTTATATTTGAAAATCCAACTCTTGTTTTTAGAAAAcctttgttttagtaaaaaccaTTTTTTAGTCAACCGTCGCAAGTAAAGAGTCAAAAcgaaaatccaaatccaaaataaaaaccaaacagtccagagagtccaataattacataattcccagaaataatctttaattaaataaaaaccattaTTTTAAGTCAGTTAACAGCCTTGTGGTCATCGTGAGActccgtcgcaccgatccgtctaagtctgtggattacATGTATAGAACAAACAAACGGATGTGAGTTTTaataaactcagtgtgtaacccaacagaattAGACATACAATATACACAGAAACCTTATATACAGATTCAAACTTAGGTCCATAACAGACGCAAATAACAGAATCAGATAAACAGAGTAGATATAGTGAGTcttacccccatcctctacacagcATCTTTGACTGTCCTATCACACCATTTGGGgttaaaacacccacccatccctgcacaccatatagtgtcaaTGCAACACGTTACAAATAATCTACAGTCAAGCTGCTAGATTATAGACGAAATGTCACCATACAGAttacttcctccacatatacaataCCCACCCTAAACACAAATACAGTATACAGATATAGATATAACAGTcttaacatgcttaacatgcttgTATATAGATAACACGCATATTTAAACGGtacaatcaaatataaatttagtatcCTACTCAGATCAGTCTGTCAAATTATCATAGTACACaaatagggtttggttagcctttatcgaccctacggtaggcccacagtcgatcgaaacgacccgtgcgaccctagggaaaattaccaaattatgGGCCCATATGCCTGTATGGCTCGCTCtgtgggcccacacacccgtgtggcccacacgcccaGATTGGCCTTTcccgtgtgacccacacggcctggcccaaaaTCTACACATCCGTGTGGCATGCCCGTATGGGCCCATACGTTCAGATTGGCCTAGCCCATatggcccacacggccacaTTCACACCATCACACAGCCGTATCCTGTGCACAACCACGCCTTTGTCaaacacacggtcgtgtcacgcacacggccaaccacatgGCAAGGCACACGCCTGTGTGACGTCAACAAAATGCTCTTTTAGCTTTCGTCGAAGCTCAGTTTTTCGTGTTTAGTGTGCACACCTGGTTTATTTTTTACGAGAAAACAACCCCGAGACCTTCGAAACCTAAGAAATAGCATCCAAATGCCCAATTAGCAGTCAATTTACGAAATAGCACATAACCCGAAATAACGCACAAGTTACCGATGACACAAACAGACACTAGCGCGATTTAGGCTATCAAAGTAAAAATTCATTTCTCACCACCTTCTCTTACACCACAAATTTGCAGAAATCAATCCCTTAACTACTCAccatttttccaaaacaaaagGTATACCCTTAACCAGCGTTTTGGAAATCCAAAAGTTACAGAAACACCAAATCTCATTTACCAAATGAACGAAGGAAGATGGAAATCCTAAAGCGTAAAGATTTGTCGGCAGTTTGAACAAGGTAAGAGGAGATAgcaaaaaggagaaaagaatgaaaatacggagaaaatgaagaacaaaacTAACGTCAgatttttcttttagaagagagagaaaattttgaaaaaaataaaacaaaataaacaatttgattacAATCCCAACTCCTCAATAACAACTTAGCCTCAACTACCTCAGAATTTTGAGACCACTCAAACTCTCTCAGCCAAccgaaacaaaaattaacacccTCGCTCTCGCaaagattcaaacacaagacctttAGCACAATAACccccttaccacttgaaccaacAGTCTCATTCTAATATGGATTAACAAACAATTCTATATAAGTCCACTCAACAAGGGTAAAgctaggataaaaaataaccaaaatttgcaattgtcagacttgaacccaagacctcatacacacactcagaacacttaaccactaaagcaaataCACATTTGTGTCAGAATTTACAAAAATAGGATTAAATTAACCAAGGCATTACACTTGGCACCATTGAATTTGAACCACTTATAACCTTTATCACCAAACCCTGTATCAAAAATTACAATGatataaaaacttaatagaTAAAACTTGTTCAAGGATCTTGTCTAGTATGATAGGATCCACTTAAATTAGATCGAGCatgatatttttcaatttaaactaatttgacTCAAATTACTAttcatttgataaaaaaagtatatttaagtttgattataaaacatgtatgttttaaaataataaaattattttgatattttgtaaataataaaattagctTATGCATTGATATCtggtaaagaaaaaaattgatatggGTAAAACACTTTTATAAAGCGAATTAAGGGATGTAGTTGGTTCAGGCCTATGTtgtattaagttttatatgttttcttatttgttttttattatttaataagtcttcaattttggaagtttttgtttgctcttgtaacatgtttttaagtttttcttttgcatGTAGTCTTGCTTTTGCAAGTGAGTTTAGGGATGCTTTTTTCGTCGTCTTCTTCAGTTTGATAAATGTTTGGTTTTTTGTCGATTTTTCCCATCTCTTTGGACCATTCAGGGctaatttctttattatattaagtATTTGCAATCACTCCAGATATGTTGTTCCTTGAGTTATAATAGAGTCAATTGTTAACATGTCATAATATTCTATTAATGTTGAAGTCGAAACCTTTATTATGTTGATGGAACTTATCATTCACGGCCtacaataaatatttgttgGTTTTTATTCTCCAAATTATATAATCACATTCATGAATAtccctttaaaaaattacccTTGACTTGGGATTAAAAATCCAACAACTCTTgcctctttctttctttaaaaaacaaaaactctcGCTGTTATTGTAAAGGTTTGTGCAATGTGTGTAAGTACCATAACTTGGGAGAATTGAAGGATTGATGCTGGCTTAACAGTTCAAAGGACAAATAAGTGGTTACAGATTTTTCTCATCCAACGGCCAGAAATCCTTTCCAAGATTCAAGAGCATAACAAGTCGTATATAATCAGCCGCACCCAATCACCCAATACTTCGTAAATGGCAAAGGGCAGCCGCCAAAAGTAACCGAAAATGGAAAACTTTTCCTCCAAACCAACAATCGTAATCCTCCTCCTCCTCACCACCGTCAGCACCGCCGACTTAACTTCCAAAGAACTAGACGCAGCCATCTTAGTCCTTCAATCAAGAGGCTACACTCTCTTCCCCAACGCCATCTCCACATCGGATCTCCAAGTCCGCCTCCTCTCATCCCAAAACTCTTCCATATTCACTCTTTTTGCACCCCCGGACTCCCTCCTCTTCTCCCTCGACCTCCTCTCCTCCGCCCGCCTTTAcactttctctctctttctccaCGTCTCCCCACATTTCCTCTCCTCCTCAGACCTCCTCGCCCTCCCTCGCCCCGCCTTCATCGACACCCTCCTCCCTAACCGTCGACTCTTCGTAGAACATGCTATGTCTACCCGCAACGGCACAGCCTTGCTAACTGTTTCCGTCGACGGGGTTGTCGTCTCCGTCCCGGATCTTTTCCTTGGATCCAACATTGTTGTCCACGGGCTTGATGGGATTCTTGTTGCAAGATACGGGTCCTTGGTTAGTGAAGGTAGTGACAATGCTATTGCTGAGCCACCCAAGTTCCCCTATCAAACCTATGTTTCACCGGCCAACCCACCGGAGACTTTGCCCCCTACGGGCCTGGAGATGGCCACAATCGGAACGCAAATCAAGAAAGATAGGGAGGCTTTCCGTCGTGATGATGACCATGCCACTACTAAGAGAACTAAACACGGTACATTTTTCCGGTTTGAACGCGTTTACTGATTGGATTTGGATACCGATCAAACTACGtcatttcatttctttgatACCAAggataattctttttcttttctttcataatTCTGCTGAATCCTTGATGCTTGGTTCTTTCCAAGTTCTAATAATATAAACGTGAGAAGTGGATCACAATCCTTGTTTCATAATTCATGTTCAtgattttcaattgttttttcaTCATTCACAGCTTAGCATCAGTCAAATGAAGTTACGAGGCAACAATGTgatgattttgtttttaaactatAACGAGTAAAATCAAGATTGAACTATAGAGGAATGGAAAATATGGATTTATATAGCAATAAGCGTGGTGcatataattgatttaaattacGATAATATGATAAAAGATAATTACAGTCAATTgcggtaaatatatatattgaaactACAAAATAAAATCCGTAAGAACCTTCACTTTTGTGTGAAGCCGAGGGATGGAAGCATGGCAGGGCGAAACTCATGCTTTCCGACTTTATATGACACAAATTGGAATCTCAGTCCGTGTATTATAAGTGCATAGATTTGGCTTTTATTTTTGACTTAGCTCAACTATGCTCACTGATTCTGTGGTTCATCTCCATTTCAATGCTCATGCCTGCTGCATGATATGTAGTCTTGCATTTTCATATatgaatatgtttttttttttaaagggaaTATGTGTATTATAAGTGCATAGATTTGGCTTTTATTTTTGACTTAGCTCAACTATGCTCACTGAATCCGTGGTTCATCTCCATTTCAATGCTTATGCCTGCTGCATGATATGTAGTCTTGCATTTTCATATATGAATAAGTCTTTTAcattgttgtatatatatatttaaagaattatatcTTTATTCATGAGAAAAATATGAATCATATAAGAGTatcatatatgattttttatttatacctataatataagtataatgacttatttgacacttcaactttataaaataagtcattttagtcctctatttaaattttcactttttttagtCGTTAAACTTacattatttgtcaaatcacacaaaaatagatgaaaaagttaattgctaatgtGGCATGCACTtgtgtcacgggccaaagtgcaaagcccgtgaccaaggtctagccccgtgacacttgTATTGCCATATGAGCGTCGTgtcataaattaattaatcttttataattttggaaattcaaaaaggtaaaaatttatttttatagtttaaaattattaaaattatttaaaaatttataaaaataaaaagtatttttaatattttaaatttttaaaaattaattaactccTAACGTGACATATATATCACATTAACaaagttaataaatattaattttttaattcattttgggATGATGTAACAAACTTTTGACTTCACGAAAATACTCTTTAGTTTccattgttaattttaaaataaaataattacttgaATAGAGCTCTAAGcataaatataagaaaaattatgataattataattataatcttatttacaataataagttaaaaattttacataaaaagtcgtattgattttttttaaattttgataatcttatttaactaaaatagaGTTATTTCTTGAATAAATATCTAAACATATCTAATCATCTTAGAGTTATAtaccaatttaaatttaagtttagctTTATAAACAACATccaataattaaacttattcAATCAAGTAGCATCCaagaaaaattattgatatcattaataaaaaaaaaggtaaactaCACAAATAGTCGCTCAACTATCAAAAGTTTTTGTTTTAGGCACCCaaaaaactttacaatttaggcACTCACGTTACATAGTTCGATCATTTCGATCACTCCTGTTAAAATGAAGAATGAATATTTGACATGGCAGATGAAAATTTGGCAtggatattttaaaaaaaatttaaatctaatatttaaattttcatgtcaGCTTTTGTTTATAAACCAAAaccaacaaaatttaaacacactACTTTGGTTTCTTTTCCCATCATCATCACTGTCCTTCATCAATTGAAACTACCACCATCTATATCTTGTTTTCTAACACCAGCCTCCAAGATCTCTTTAACAATTATGTTTTTCCAATAGTCTGTTTTGATGTATTACTTTTGCAGGTAATGTATTATCTTCAATTCAATgcattaaaacaacaaatattacATGTCACTTGCTGCATTTAACTATAGCATCATTAAGACACTTGTTAGCGAAACCCCACAAGCTTATACTCTTAATGTCTCTGTAACACCCTACACCTAACCCGATAGTCGAATCCGGATATGAAGCATCACGAGTTAAAATCATTGACATAACTATACCATTTAAAAACCAACTTCCAAGTTTGGCAGATATTTGCTTGCGACAACAGTGTCccaatattttgaaaacatataGTAGATTGAAAGCGAATTTAGAATAGTGACATGTCACCTAAAAGAAATGGGATACGAGTAAATAGTTTTTGCCAGAAGCTTCATAAATTTTCACAAGCTCGAAATAAAGCTTTCCTGTCGAGTTATCACTCAATTAgtaatttataattcattttagtttGGTATCGCCATAAACCAAGTTTAACAATAAGCTAGTAAGGCTACAAATAAACATCATagttacaaaatataattttccaaaatataggctaatgatttccaattggtAGCAACTAATAGATGTTCTATAGCAACTAATAGATGTTCTAACACCCtagtaattacatgttatacCAAGACAAGAGAAAGCTTAGAATAGGCAGTTAATCTAGCTAATTCCCTGCTACAACAACGTCAAAAGTACGAGCttgaaaataaggaaaaagaaactaGGTAAGTttaaaagaacttagtgagttaccGGGAAGTAAAATCCCACAATAAGGACCAACAGACTTTAAGAGACTAAGACATAGACTGAAAAAATAGTACGCCATATCAGATGAATACAACTCTCTCTCCAATCCGAAGCATCCACTGGCGGATACTCCCATAATAAAACTTAGCCTACTGGCAGACACTATTTGTATTTGGATACTTGCATATAACGGACATGAGGTACAACTGCTCTGTGTGTGTTCCAATTTCATAGACTACCCCTTTTATAACTTTTAGACATACTATTTACATTTCATGTAACGTGCACTCCTTGTTTTACACAAATGCACCCTTTTTGTTCATACTCCCTTCCTTGTGCTAGCTTCTAATCCTAGATTTGAAGAACCATATTATCTACATCTTCATACTACTCATTAGAGCCATTATCCGATCATCACCTTCGTACCCCCATCATCCCTCCTTGTATTCAAACACATAAGTCTTCCTCTGCAAGGCCGAGTTTTCACCAGTCACGGTTTGCACCAGAATGCCATACTAAAGGCAAAACATTTTATCATGTGTCTTATTTTCACCATCATACACAAAAATCGCCTGTTGCCTCTTTACACCAATTTGGATATGAAGCTTGTGCACcaaggaaaaaatatttataccaCATATATTCAAGACTTCAGTGATTATTTCATTGCCTATACCCTTACTTGCACCGATTCCTTAGACCATCTCCTTACACATGAGTATCAGGACCAAAGGTTAAAGCCACTTACCTGGATGTCCAGTGATAAAGGTTAAATgaaataatgcaaataaaaGACTCAAGGTATGAAGGAACTTATCAGAAATTTTCACTCGAGTTTTTTCCACTCTATGGGTTCCTTCCCTTTGGCATTGGGACCTTTCCTGTTTCTttgtctaaaataataaaacaacttctttaaacataaaaaaataacaaaaacttaGATAAATAACATGAATTTGTAGACATGCAAATATTTTCCGGATAGAAGTTTCTTTCCTATCCAGTATCCAAATGAAAGCCCTACTGAACCGCTCTTACAACAACTTCTTTTTATCTAGTAAAACTTAAAGAAAGGTTTAAGAGTTTACCAGCAGACAGCTTAGGGCAGAATCTTTTATAAGCTTAACAGATAACACCAGCATTAACGACAACGaactattttagttttcttcGATGATAACAAAGACTAGCAGATAAGATGAAATAGAAATCTTCTCTCCACTACTAGGTTATCCTATTTATAGCTAACTCTCATCCAAATCCCACTCAAGATTAACTCTAATCAGTAGCCATTCTCACACGCTTTCACTAATTAATCACATTCTACGAGGCTCTCCAAGCGTCCTATTTACTAACACGTTACCTCTACTAGGATGTTAGCTGACCTAAACGTGTCCTACTAACCACTACACTTACATTAGCAACGACACAAAAACATAGGTGGAAAACTTATTAGCGAGAAAGTCTGCCTAATCCGGTTCTCATCACAATAAGGAACTCGTCAATCCATGAAATGGGGCTTTGCAATATCAATGAAGTTCAACGAAATACTTCACCATAAAGTTACCTGTAACGgcctatttttcagtggtgtcaaaaatagtggttttggtaCCACAATTCCGATGAGTGAGTCTGTAGATATATTTAATTggtatttatgagttaa harbors:
- the LOC105763650 gene encoding fasciclin-like arabinogalactan protein 19, with the translated sequence MENFSSKPTIVILLLLTTVSTADLTSKELDAAILVLQSRGYTLFPNAISTSDLQVRLLSSQNSSIFTLFAPPDSLLFSLDLLSSARLYTFSLFLHVSPHFLSSSDLLALPRPAFIDTLLPNRRLFVEHAMSTRNGTALLTVSVDGVVVSVPDLFLGSNIVVHGLDGILVARYGSLVSEGSDNAIAEPPKFPYQTYVSPANPPETLPPTGLEMATIGTQIKKDREAFRRDDDHATTKRTKHGTFFRFERVY